Genomic DNA from Fimbriimonas ginsengisoli Gsoil 348:
TGGTCGCCCCGCGCGGAGCTTCCCGTGGTGAGTTTCTGGCGGTTTGGGGGATCACCGTCGCCGTGACGTTAGCCGGCGACTTGTTCATCACGCGGAGGCGAATCACCTCCGAAGATCAGGCAGTCCTCGTGAGGCTTACCCGGCAGATGGCGAAATCGGTCGCCCCCGCCTTTGCCGCGGGCGGCGTCCTTACGATTCACTCGCTGGTAGCGAATCGCTTCGCGGACATCTACCCGATGTGGGTACTGATCTACGGTGTCGTCATCTGTGCCGCCTCCTCCTCCGCGCCGCGGCAACTGGCTTGGTTTGGCCAGGTCTTCTTAGGTGTTGGCGTAATCGCGGCTCTGTTGCAAACATTTTTGAGCCTGGGCGAGGTGTTCGGGCTCTCCGCAATGGCGCTCGCCTTCGGGCTGGGCCACATCGGCTATGGGCTTTTACTGGCACGAAAGGAGGGTTGGTAGGCATGAACGAAATGAAGGAAGCAACCCGGATCGGCTCGGCGATCGAGCAGATCGATGACGTTCTCCACCAAAAAGCGCGGCTCGCGATTATGGCTTCGCTCATGGCGGCGGGCGAGTTGGATTTTGGGGCGCTGAAACGAAACCTATCGCTTTCCGACGGCAACCTCTCGACCCACCTTGCGGTCCTCGAGCGGAACGGTTTTGTGTTGATTCGCAAGGAGTTCGTGCTGCGCAAGCCGCTAACCACTATCGTGCCGACGGAGAAGGGACGTTACGCCTTCGAACGGTATGTAGAGGCGCTCGAAGCAGTTCTCCAGTCGATGAAGGAGGCAAAGGGATGAAAACGAGATGGTTGCCCTTAGGGGCGATTTCACTAGGCGTGCTTGCGGCCGGGGGCGTCGCCTACCATGCGATAACAACCCCGACCGTGATTGCGCCCGGCACTTCGGTGCACTTCGACGACTGGTTTTTCACGGCGAGAAACGCTCGCCGAGTAGGTCGGATTGGCAATTTGGATGCGCCGCCGGGAAAGGCTTTCTATATCGTCGACGTCAACGTCCGAAGCGAGGCCAAGCGGGTGAGTTTTACCTTCCGACCCGAAAGCGTAAGGATCACGCTCGACGGCCACCAACTCAACCCCGCGGAAGCGGCCCAGCGAGAGCTGCCGCTCCCATCCGCCGAAATCGAACACGGCGAGCAAGCGACTTATAGCCTAGCTCTCGTCGGTCCGGCTAAGGGCAGGGAACTACGCGTCAAGTTCGAAGCCGGCGGAATCGGCGAGTGGCTAGACGCGATTCTCGGTGAGAACAAGGAAGTCCTATTCCGACTGTGAGGTTGTTATGCTTTGTAATTCAAAGTTCTTTGTCGCCTGTCTCGTTCTCGTAAACCTTAACACCTCATATGAAACCGCCGATCGTCGCTCTGGAGGGGCGGTAGAGCGACTTCAAGAGATTCGGCAAATCGTGGAAAAGGAACTCGTAAAGTCCCACACACCCGGCGCATCCGTCGCCGTGGTTCGGTACGGGAAGATCGTCGTGGCCGAGGGATACGGGTTTGCCAACGTCGAGCTGCATGTGCCTGCAACCGCCGACACAGTTTACGGGCTTCTCTCCGTCTCCAAGCAGTTCACGTCCGCCGCCGTGCTGCTCTTGGAACGCGAAGGAAAGCTCCGCTTGGACGAACCGATCGGAACGTACCTCCCCGGCTCTCCCGAGGCATGGAAAGCGGTCACCGTCCGTCACCTTCTCAACCACACCTCGGGCATCCCGGACTACACCGATGTCCATCCGTTCTTTGAAGAGATCGCGCTCGGCCGAACCCCGGACGAACTGCTCAAGCCGGTGCGCGAGGCGCCGCTCATGTTCTCACCGGGCTCTAAATGGCGGTACTCCAACTCTAACTACTACTTGCTCGGCCAGATCGTCGAGAGACTCGGAGGGAAGCCATGGAGCGAATTTCTGAAGGAGCGGATTTTTCGTCCGGCGGGCATGGGAGCGACGCGAGACAACGTTCCGACCGATGTCGTTCCGAACCGCTCCGCCGGATACCACTGGCTCGACGAAAACGCCGCCCGCCTTCCGGCCTTCGTCACCGGTTACCACGGGCGCGTAAACGTGCTGCAGAACGCGATCTATATTCACCCAAGCAAGATGTGGGCAGCCGGGTCGCTCCTTTCGACCGTTCGCGACCTCGCCAAGTGGCAGATCGCCCTTGATAAGGGACAGATTCTCCCGCATGAAACCGTAGCCGCGATGGAAAAAGCCGCATCCCTCCGCGATGGCACATTCGCCCCTTATGGGATTGGGAACGAACTGATGACCGTCGGCAAGCATCGGGTCGCCGGCCATCAGGGGGGAGGGATGGCGTTCAACTCGACCGTCCTCCGTTTTCCCGACGACCATCTTAGCGTCATCGTTCTAGCCAACCAGACGAGTGCGCCAAGTCGCACGTTGGCGATGCGGATCGCCGCCCTCTACCTACCGGATCTCGATCCGATGCGAGTTGTACCGCCCCGAGATCCCGACCCAGCGCGTACCGGACGGCTCCGCCAGTTCCTCGTCGATGCGGCTCTGGGTCACCCCGATGAGTCGATGTTCGCTCCCCAAGCCGCCGACTTAGTCGCCTTCGTTAAGCGAAGCGCACCCCAATTTCTCGGTGAGCTCGGAAAGCTAAAGTCGTTCAAGTTTCTTTCTTCGGAATCGACCAACCAAAGAACGGTCGTGAGCTATCGGTCGGTTTACGAAAAGAAGACGATCCTTTGGCGCTTCACCATGACGAAGGACGACCATATCTCCAACATCGAGCCCGTAGAACAATGATCTCCCCGGGCGGGGCCATCCGGACTACGGGCCCGTAACGCCGCAAAGCTAAAATAGGTGCATGTACATTCCCGGACCCTTTCGAGTGGACGACCCGGAGATCATTCGCCAAGTCGTTGCCGCGAACCCGTTCGCAATGCTCGTTTCGGTTCAAGAAGGGGTTCCCATGGCGACGCACCTGCCCGTGCTGCTGGTGCAAGAGGAGGGCCAAGACGTTCTCGTCGGCCACGTGGCAAAGGCGAATCCGCACTGGCAGGTTTTTGGTTCGACAGCCCTGATGGTCTTTGCCGGGCCGCACGGTTACGTCTCTCCCGCCTGGTATGAGACGGCGCCCAACGTGCCGACCTGGAATTACGTGGCTGTCCATGCCTACGGAACTCCGGAAATCGTCGAAGGCGACGAAGCCTTGGAGCACCTGCGGGAGCTTGTAAACGTCTTCGATCCACACCTGGAAAAGACCAACCCGGAGAGCACCGAGCTCGAATTTCTGCGAAAGAAGATGGCGGGCTTAGTTGCCTTCCGAATGCCGGTCGAGCGCTGGGACGCGAAGGCAAAGCTCAACCAGAACAAGCCGGAATCCGACCGGCTCGCGGTTCGGGAGCGATACTTGGGCTCGTCCGACCCCCATGAGAGAGCGATGGCCGAAATGATGCCGGGCAGATCGTGACGTATGTCAGAATCTCGCCGTAGGCTTTGTCCGGCCTACCTTTGGCACCGATGGCCGTTCCGATCCTCATGTATCACAAGGTCGCGCCGGTAGATCCGCGTTCGACGCTAAAGGGTCACTACGTCTCGCCACGGCTCTTCGAGAAGCAAATGTCTGCGCTCGCTTCGCGCGGATTTACAGCAATTCCTCTGAATTCCCTCTTAACCGGAGACATTGCGCCACGCTCTTTCGTTATCACTTTCGACGATGGCTACGAGAATTTCCATAGGTACGCTCTTCCCATCCTCGTACGTCACGGATTTCAAGCCACCGTGTTCCTCGTCGCCAACGCGATCGGGGGAACGAACCGGTGGGATTCGGAGGCTGGGGACGTTGAGGAACGCCTAATGACCCTGGAGCAGATACGGGATGCGGGGAAGCAGGGGACCCAATTTGGATCTCACACACTGGACCATGCCGACCTACCGGCGATCGGCGAAGCGGAGGCTTGGCGTCAGATCTCCGAAAGCCGGGAAGTGCTGGGCGGTCTGCTAGGGACCGATATCGAAGCCTTTTGTTATCCCTACGGGAGAAAGAATCCGGCCGTCCGGGAGATGGTCGTTCGGGCCGGATATCGCTTGGCTTGCTCCACCGAGAAGGGGGCGAACAATCGGGAGACCGATCCGTTCGCCTTGCGAAGAATAAACATACGTCGCGACACGTCTCTTCCAGTGTTCCTCTATAAGCTTTGGAGGGACGCTCGGAACGATGGCTAGTCCCCTCTCCATTCTCCAGGTCTGCAGCGCCAGCCAGGCCACGTACGGCGCGGTTCAGAGTTTGATGACTTTGGCGGTCGCCCAGCGTGAGGCGGGCCACCGCGTCGAGTTCGCGACCTTCAAGGGCAAACGCTTCGGATCACAGGTCGAAGCCGCCGGATTCCGCGTTCACGAGGTCGCCGTGCGGGCGAAAATCGACCCGGTCGCCATCGCGGTTATGCGGGGGGTGATGCTTCGCGGTGGTTTCGACATCGTCCACACTCACCTCTCCACTTCTAGCGTGAACGGTTGCCTCGCTGCGCGCTCCGCCCGCGTACCATCGGTCGCAACCGTGCACGGGATGAGCGGCAAGCTGTCATTCGTTGGCGCCGACCACCTGATCGCGGTTTCTCAACAGGTAAAGGATCACCTCGTGGAACAGGGAGTTCGGGAGGAGAAGATTACCGTGGTCTATAACGGCCTAGAAATGGAGGAACCGAGTCTGGACCGCGACGCGGCGCGGACCCGTCTCGGCCTCTCTCCCGACGCGATCGTCCTCGGGACGATCGCGCGGGTCACACCCGCGAAAGGGATCGACGACGCCCTTCGGGCAGTGGCAATAATGGCCCCCAAGATCCCCCGGCTACGATATCTCGTCGTAGGGGACGGCGACGGCCTACCGGCCTGTCGAAAACTTGCCCAAGATCTTCAGATCTCCGACCGTGTGACCTTCCTCGGATACCGAACCGACATTGCAAACTGCCTGGACACGATGGACATGTTCCTGTTCCCATCGCACAAGGAAGCGATGGGAATCGCGCTCGTGGAGGCGATGTGGGCCGGCCTGCCGACCGTGGCTACCCGTATCGGGGGTATTCCCGAGGTCATCACTCCCCAATGTGGGATTCTGGTCCCCTCCCACAATCCCGAAGCGGTCGCCAAGGCGACCATGGAACTGCTCGACGACGACGCCTTGCGAGACCGCATGGGCGCCGCGGCCGGACATCGGGCGCGCACCGTTTTTAGCAGCCAGTCGATGCGCGAGGCGACCGACTGGGTCTACCGGTCGATGCTGGGCCAGGGGCTCCCGATCCCTCAGCCGTCGCCGAAGAGCCGGCGGTCAGGCCACCGGCGGCGCTAACCGGGTCATAATCGGCCATGTCAAGGAACATCGCCGTCCTGCCGGGTGACGGCATCGGGCCGGAAGTAACCGCTGAAGCCGTGAAGGTGCTGAAGGCGACCGGAGCCTCTTTTGAGTTCGAAACCGCGCTGGTGGGCGGCGCCGCTTACGACGACGGGGGACATCCGTTGCCGGCCGCCACGCTCGACCTGTGCCGTAAATCGGACGCCGTCCTTTTAGGCGCGGTGGGCGGCCCCCGGTACGACCAGATCCAGCCTCCGACGCTTCGCCCCGAGGTCGGCGCCCTTTTGCCGCTCCGGTCGGAGCTCAATCTCTACGCCAACGTCCGGCCCGCCAAAACTCTGCGGCCGCTCATGCAGGCCAGCCCGCTCAAGATGAGAGCCGGATCGATGGTCGACCTCGTCGTAATGCGCGAGCTCACCGGCGGCATCTACTTTGCCAAGCCGCGCGAGAGGCGAGATAACGGCGCGACCGCCGTCGACACCTGTATCTATCATCGGCACGAAGTGGAACGCATCGCAAACCGGGCCTTCCAGATCGCACGGCAACGCCGGCGGGAGATCGTGAGCGTCGACAAGGCAAACGTCTTGGAGACGAGCCGCCTGTGGCGCGAGGTGGTCACCGAAATGGCCGCCAAAAACCCAGACGTGAAGGTAACCCACATGCTGGTCGATAACTGCGCCATGCAACTCATCCGCGAACCGGCTCAGTTCGACGTGATCCTCACGGAAAACATGTTCGGAGACATCCTGTCCGACGAGGCTTCCATGATCACCGGCTCGCTCGGACTCCTCCCATCGGCTTCGTTGAGCGACGAAAAGGCGGGCAAGGTCTTTGGCCTGTATGAGCCCGTTCACGGGTCCGCACCGGACATCGCCGGGCAGGGGCGCGCCAACCCGATCGCCGCAATTCTAAGCACCGCCCTCATGCTCCGTTACTCGTTCGACGACGACCGGGGGGCGAGACGAATCGAGGACGCCGTTGAGCACGCGCTCGATGCGGGACTTCGAACCGCGGACATCTTCGAGAAGGGCTGCAATCTCGTTTCGACGAGGGAAATGGGCGACGCCATCGCCTTCCGGCTTCAAAGTGCGGCCCTCTAGCGGTGCCGGGTAACGCGAGGGACGAGATACAGCGTCCCCAGCCCCGGCAACGCGACCGCGCCCAGGATCGAGGTCAGAACGAACGTTGGGTAGTGGGTGAAGAAGAGGCCGAGATAGAGCCCGCTGCCGCCGCCGGTCAAGGCGAGAAGGATGCTGCAGATGATGAGGAGGCAGCCGTCGTTCTCGCTTCCCGCGCCCTTCGCCGCCCGCATTCCCACGAATGAGAAGAAGGCGGCGCTCAAAAACCACGAGAGCGCAATGATCCAGTAAGCCCCGCCGGTGGCGAGCCAGTCGTAGCCGGGCGTTTGAGATGGGTTCACGGCCTACTCGAAGGTGAGGACGAGCCGCGGCCTCACCGTCGCATCCCGCTCGTCGCGGCTATAGAATTTATAGATTCCGGTTCGGCCCAGGGTCGCCATATCGATCGTGGACGTGAGGGCGAGGGCCATCTGCTTCGAAGGCGAACCTAGGGCGGCCGCGAGGTACTTGCCGAAGTCGTTCGGCCCCTTCATGAGGTCGATCTCGATCGGCGCCGGCTTGTCCGCCACAAGCTTTTCCGGCGCGCCGACGCCGAAGACATCCAGCTTCTCACGCTTGGGTAACAGCTTCCCCAGGCTCTCGAATTCCCAGCTCTTTTCCGTGAAATCGGGAGCCAAGGGTCGCGCCTGAAGGGGGGCCGCTTTTGCCTGCTCCAGCGTGTAGCCGGGATTGGCGATATTCGTCAGCACCAGCCTCGCCTTGGTCAGCTTCTTGCCTGCCGGTACGGAAGCGACGTCCCACTTCAGGTACGCCATCGACAACTCCTCGGCCTCGGTGGCATCCGCGGGCGCCGCCTTCCCCTCGTAACCCCACACCCTGAGGTTGGCGTCATGCGCTCCGTCGCTGGCATGCGGATAGACCCACACATCGTCCGTCGGCGTCAGCTCAACCGTCTGCGGAGCGAGCAAAAGGAAGGCAAGAAGCGGAAGCGTCATCGTTTCTTATGATGACGTAACTTGAGGAAGCGTTAGGCGCTGGACATTAGAGAAGATTGCCAAGGTGTCACCATATAGGAGACATGCATGCGCTTAAGGTGCTCGAATTCGATGCGATCCGCGCGCGTCTCCAGGCCCACTGTGAGACGACGCTCGCGACCGCGTCGGCGGCGGACCTCGAGCCGAGCTTTGTCGAGCAGGATGTTTGGGAACTGCTTGAAACCACCGCCGAAGCTTATGAAGCTCTCGGACGCCACTCGGTCCCCTCGCTGGGAGCGGTGCGAGACCTTCGCGACGCCTTGACGAGATCCAAGAAGGGTGGCATTCTCGGCGGCCAAGAGCTGTACCAAATTGCCGACGCGATGTCCGCGATTCGGCAGCTCCGAGCGTTCCTCGAGCCCCGGCGAGAAGATATGCCGCGCCTACAGCCGTTCTCCGCGTCGCTGCCCGAGAACCGAAAGGTAGAGGAGCAGCTTTACGCCAGCCTCGATCCCGACGGGACCGTACGTGACGACGCCAGCACCGCTCTCGCCAACTTACGCCAAAAGAAGAAAGCCGCGGCGGCCCGGATCACCGAACGTATCCAGGCGTACATCTCCGGGCGCACCCGCGACCTTCTCAGCGATCCGATCTACACGGTTCGCGACGGCCGATACGTTATTCCGCTGAAAGCCGAAAACCGGGGCAAGATCCGCGGCATCGTCCACGACACCAGCGCGAGCGGACAGACGATCTACCTGGAGCCCGAAGACGTGCTTCAACTCGGAAACGCGCTCCGCGAGGTCGAGGCAGCGGAGCGGATCGAAGTCCAGAAGGTGCTCACCGCCCTCAGCGGAAAAGTCGGCTCTATCGCATCGGAAACGATCGGTGGAATCGAGGCCGCCGCGACCGTCGATCTTCACTTCGCCAAGGCGCGGCTCGGATTCGAGATGAAGGGCACGATGCCCCAGCGGGCCCAGGGGACCGCCTACCTCAAAGTTCAGGGTGGAAAGCATCCGTTGCTCGACCAAGCCACCGCGGTACCGCTCGATATCGCGGTCGGTAAGGGGAAGAGCGTTCTCATCACCGGCCCCAATACCGGTGGCAAGACGGTGTCCATCAAGACGGTGGGGCTGTTCGTGTTGATGGCCCAGTCCGGCCTCATGCCCCCGGCGCTCGACATTCGGCTCGCGCCGTTCACGCAGGCTTGGGCGGACATCGGCGACGAGCAGTCGCTGCAGCAATCGCTTTCCACGTTCAGCGGGCACATCCGGAACATTGCGGAGGCGCTCAAGCGACTTAAAGACGGCTCGCTCGTTCTGCTCGACGAGGTCGGCGCCGGTACCGATCCCGCAGAGGGCGCCGCCCTCGCCAAGGCGATCCTGCAAGCGATGTCCGCCAAGGGGGCCACCGTCCTCGCCAGCACCCACTACGGCGAGCTCAAGGCATTCGCCTATAACGAGGAGGGGTTCGAAAATGCGGCGATGGAGTTCGATCCGAAAACATTCCGCCCGACCTACCGGCTGATCATGGGCGCGCCAGGAGCCTCGCACGCGCTCCGAATCGCCGAACGGTATGGAATTCCCGCCGAGGTCGTGGAACAGGCCCGTGAGGGGCTAGGAGACCAAGCCCAGGACCTGGCCCTGATGATGGAGCGGCTGGAACAGTCGCAACGCCAAGCCCGGGTCGCTCAGAGCGAGGCCGACAAACGGTCGGAGCAGCTAAAGCGGTCGGAGCAAAAGGCCGCCAAGAAGCTTGCCGAGGCAGAGGAGATCCGCCAGACCGCGCATTCCCGTGCCAACGAGGTGATCGAAGCCGCCCTACGAGAAATTCGGCTGGAGGCGTCCAGACTCTTCGAGGAGCTGAAGCAGGCGCCAATCGACCCGAAGACCCAGCAACGGGTACGCCAGTCGTTGCGGGATCTGGACGCGGTCGGGCGCGACTTCGCGGGCGAATTCGTTCCGAAGAGGAAGGGGGCTACGTCCGTGCCGGAGGGGCTTGTCAGGGGCTCCTTGGTCAAGGTCGACGGCTACTCGCAGATTGGCACCGTACTGGAGGAGCCGAGGGAGGGAAGGGTGTTTGTGCAACTCGGGCCGCTCAAGATGACCGTACCGGCGCAAAGCCTGTCGTTGGCGGACCGGCAAACGGCCACCTCCGTCAAGCCCCGCACGAATATCCAGCTTCAGAAAACGATCAACGCGACCACCGAGATCCAGCTCATCCAAAAACGGGCCGAAGAGGCGATTCGGGAACTGGAGCGATTCGTAGACGATTCGATGATGTCCGGCGTCCCGAGCATCCGCATCGTCCACGGAAAGGGAGAGGGAATCCTTCGCAAGGTGACCCAGGAGTTTTTGCGCAGCCATCCCGGAGTCGCGGCGTTCCGCGACGGGGAGCCGAGTGAGGGTGGGCAGGGCGTGACCATCGCGACATTCAAATGAAACCTATCGCCGAGGATCTGGTTCGGAAAGCGGCGGAGGTCCGGCAACGGGCCTATGCCCCTTACAGCGGCTACACGGTTGGAGCCGCGATCGAGGATCGCGACGGCCGGATTTGGACCGGCGTCAACGTCGAAAACGTGTCGTTCGGCGCGACGATTTGCGCCGAACGGTCGGCGGTAGTCGCGATGATCGGGGACGGAGGGCGTGAGATCTCTCGTATCGCCGTCGTTACCCGGGACGGATCGCCCCCTTGCGGGATGTGCCTCCAAGTCCTGTCGGAGTTCGCTGCCGACGGCGCGGAAGTGGTCCTCATGAGCGAAAACGGGGCTTTGGTGGTTCGTCCGTTAAAAGAATTTCTTCCATTCGGCTTCGCTTCGGCGGACGTTCGGCGAACGGAACCCGTCGGTTAAACAGTCCAGATTGGGAGTACGATGATTTGGCCTCGTCTTGAGGTGAAGGGGATAAGTGCGCATGAAACGATCATTCCTTTGGGTCTTGCTGGCGGCCGTGGCGGTGTTATTTAGCTCCGCTTGCGGTGGCGGCGGCGGAAGTTCAAGTAATACCGGCAACACGACGGCAACGAGCGGCGATACCGGACTCAGCAACACGAGCATTATCACGAGCCTGGATAACGGAGCGGGCTTCGGCGTCGATCTCAGCGATTTGGCGGTCGGCGATCAAGTTCAGCTCCGCGTGATCGGCATCAACAGCAGCGGTCAGAACGTGATTCAGAACGGTTCCAACTGGACAACGACCGCTCCGGCGAGCGTTGCCACCGTGACTCCGACCGGGCTCCTCACCGCGGTCGGCCCCACCGGCGGTACAAGCTATCTCGTTTCGGGACGCGGCCCGAACGGAACTCTGAGCGCGAATCTCATCATCAAGCAGCCTCAGGCATTCGTCACCGGCCTCGTTCGCAATGTGAACGGAACGGGAATCCCGCGCGTGTCGATCTCGTTCTACAACAGCTCGAACGCGCTGGTCGGAAAAGCGCTAACGGGCGCCCAGGGAACGTTCCGCGCAAACCTGGCTCCTACCGCGACCCGCTTCACGATCGACATCGAGGCTTCGGATCCGGGCAACAACCCGATCTATTACCGGCAGTTCTCGTATACTCCGCCCAGCAGTTCAGGCGCTCTCGATTATCTCGAGGGAGGCACGAGCTGTTTGGCAAGCATGCCCGCGATCACCTCGGGCTCGACCGTTCAACTCTCCGACATCACCCTCATCGACCGGGCCAGCGGCCCACCTCCTCCCCCCAGCGGCTGTTTAGGCGGCTAATTTTCAAGGAATTGTGCTCTTGGCGCCCCAAGAGCACCGTATCTCTTATGACTAATCTTCACAAGGAATGCCCGCGTTGGCATAATAGAGCGCGATGAAGCATGTGCAGTCGTACGCGGCCGCTTTTCTGGCCCTTGCCCTGATCGGATGCGGGGGATCGAGCGACAACCGGTCGTCCGGCGGTGATCCGCTGGCAGGCCTGTCCACCCCACGTATCGAAGCGATCGTTCGCGTCGAGCGTGCAAGCCTAATGCATCCAGACCAGTTTTCGGACGAGCAGTTGCTCGATCCGACTAACCAGGCGGTGTTTAACGACCTAATTCCTAGCGCCAAAACGGTGTTTGGGTTCCAAGACCCGCTGAACTTCCAAACCGGCGAAAACTTCGTGTTCCAACTTGCGGCCTATCGGTCCGACGGTTCGCGCGTGGTTCTCCCCGCAACGTTCACCTCCAGCGACACCGCCGGCACGTTCGGCGTCATCGCTTCGAACAC
This window encodes:
- a CDS encoding winged helix-turn-helix domain-containing protein; the protein is MNEMKEATRIGSAIEQIDDVLHQKARLAIMASLMAAGELDFGALKRNLSLSDGNLSTHLAVLERNGFVLIRKEFVLRKPLTTIVPTEKGRYAFERYVEALEAVLQSMKEAKG
- a CDS encoding serine hydrolase domain-containing protein, whose translation is MLCNSKFFVACLVLVNLNTSYETADRRSGGAVERLQEIRQIVEKELVKSHTPGASVAVVRYGKIVVAEGYGFANVELHVPATADTVYGLLSVSKQFTSAAVLLLEREGKLRLDEPIGTYLPGSPEAWKAVTVRHLLNHTSGIPDYTDVHPFFEEIALGRTPDELLKPVREAPLMFSPGSKWRYSNSNYYLLGQIVERLGGKPWSEFLKERIFRPAGMGATRDNVPTDVVPNRSAGYHWLDENAARLPAFVTGYHGRVNVLQNAIYIHPSKMWAAGSLLSTVRDLAKWQIALDKGQILPHETVAAMEKAASLRDGTFAPYGIGNELMTVGKHRVAGHQGGGMAFNSTVLRFPDDHLSVIVLANQTSAPSRTLAMRIAALYLPDLDPMRVVPPRDPDPARTGRLRQFLVDAALGHPDESMFAPQAADLVAFVKRSAPQFLGELGKLKSFKFLSSESTNQRTVVSYRSVYEKKTILWRFTMTKDDHISNIEPVEQ
- a CDS encoding FMN-binding negative transcriptional regulator, which encodes MYIPGPFRVDDPEIIRQVVAANPFAMLVSVQEGVPMATHLPVLLVQEEGQDVLVGHVAKANPHWQVFGSTALMVFAGPHGYVSPAWYETAPNVPTWNYVAVHAYGTPEIVEGDEALEHLRELVNVFDPHLEKTNPESTELEFLRKKMAGLVAFRMPVERWDAKAKLNQNKPESDRLAVRERYLGSSDPHERAMAEMMPGRS
- a CDS encoding polysaccharide deacetylase family protein, producing MAVPILMYHKVAPVDPRSTLKGHYVSPRLFEKQMSALASRGFTAIPLNSLLTGDIAPRSFVITFDDGYENFHRYALPILVRHGFQATVFLVANAIGGTNRWDSEAGDVEERLMTLEQIRDAGKQGTQFGSHTLDHADLPAIGEAEAWRQISESREVLGGLLGTDIEAFCYPYGRKNPAVREMVVRAGYRLACSTEKGANNRETDPFALRRINIRRDTSLPVFLYKLWRDARNDG
- a CDS encoding glycosyltransferase family 4 protein; the protein is MASPLSILQVCSASQATYGAVQSLMTLAVAQREAGHRVEFATFKGKRFGSQVEAAGFRVHEVAVRAKIDPVAIAVMRGVMLRGGFDIVHTHLSTSSVNGCLAARSARVPSVATVHGMSGKLSFVGADHLIAVSQQVKDHLVEQGVREEKITVVYNGLEMEEPSLDRDAARTRLGLSPDAIVLGTIARVTPAKGIDDALRAVAIMAPKIPRLRYLVVGDGDGLPACRKLAQDLQISDRVTFLGYRTDIANCLDTMDMFLFPSHKEAMGIALVEAMWAGLPTVATRIGGIPEVITPQCGILVPSHNPEAVAKATMELLDDDALRDRMGAAAGHRARTVFSSQSMREATDWVYRSMLGQGLPIPQPSPKSRRSGHRRR
- the leuB gene encoding 3-isopropylmalate dehydrogenase, which translates into the protein MSRNIAVLPGDGIGPEVTAEAVKVLKATGASFEFETALVGGAAYDDGGHPLPAATLDLCRKSDAVLLGAVGGPRYDQIQPPTLRPEVGALLPLRSELNLYANVRPAKTLRPLMQASPLKMRAGSMVDLVVMRELTGGIYFAKPRERRDNGATAVDTCIYHRHEVERIANRAFQIARQRRREIVSVDKANVLETSRLWREVVTEMAAKNPDVKVTHMLVDNCAMQLIREPAQFDVILTENMFGDILSDEASMITGSLGLLPSASLSDEKAGKVFGLYEPVHGSAPDIAGQGRANPIAAILSTALMLRYSFDDDRGARRIEDAVEHALDAGLRTADIFEKGCNLVSTREMGDAIAFRLQSAAL
- a CDS encoding endonuclease MutS2; protein product: MHALKVLEFDAIRARLQAHCETTLATASAADLEPSFVEQDVWELLETTAEAYEALGRHSVPSLGAVRDLRDALTRSKKGGILGGQELYQIADAMSAIRQLRAFLEPRREDMPRLQPFSASLPENRKVEEQLYASLDPDGTVRDDASTALANLRQKKKAAAARITERIQAYISGRTRDLLSDPIYTVRDGRYVIPLKAENRGKIRGIVHDTSASGQTIYLEPEDVLQLGNALREVEAAERIEVQKVLTALSGKVGSIASETIGGIEAAATVDLHFAKARLGFEMKGTMPQRAQGTAYLKVQGGKHPLLDQATAVPLDIAVGKGKSVLITGPNTGGKTVSIKTVGLFVLMAQSGLMPPALDIRLAPFTQAWADIGDEQSLQQSLSTFSGHIRNIAEALKRLKDGSLVLLDEVGAGTDPAEGAALAKAILQAMSAKGATVLASTHYGELKAFAYNEEGFENAAMEFDPKTFRPTYRLIMGAPGASHALRIAERYGIPAEVVEQAREGLGDQAQDLALMMERLEQSQRQARVAQSEADKRSEQLKRSEQKAAKKLAEAEEIRQTAHSRANEVIEAALREIRLEASRLFEELKQAPIDPKTQQRVRQSLRDLDAVGRDFAGEFVPKRKGATSVPEGLVRGSLVKVDGYSQIGTVLEEPREGRVFVQLGPLKMTVPAQSLSLADRQTATSVKPRTNIQLQKTINATTEIQLIQKRAEEAIRELERFVDDSMMSGVPSIRIVHGKGEGILRKVTQEFLRSHPGVAAFRDGEPSEGGQGVTIATFK
- the cdd gene encoding cytidine deaminase; this encodes MKPIAEDLVRKAAEVRQRAYAPYSGYTVGAAIEDRDGRIWTGVNVENVSFGATICAERSAVVAMIGDGGREISRIAVVTRDGSPPCGMCLQVLSEFAADGAEVVLMSENGALVVRPLKEFLPFGFASADVRRTEPVG